A region of the Sphingobium yanoikuyae genome:
CCAATGGTCCGACCCGCTCTGACAGCGGCATGAGCAGGCGCATACATTCGCGCCCCTCTCGACTGCTGGACGTGGTGTAGATGACATGCGTGACACCCTGCTCATCCAGCCACGCCGCCAGACTATCGAACGTCCAAGGATCAGGAACCAAACCTTCTTTGTTGTCGATGTCGATCCCGATCCAGTCCGCTCCCAACGCGAAATTATTTCCGCGATTTTTATCCGGTTCAAATTCTGCCATTGATATCGAGTAGGTACTGACCTTGTTGCAGCGATCGGTTTCGATTTCCGAAGCCGCCCGGAGCATCTCCACGAATTCAGACCAGCTACATTCGGCGCGATAGGGACGAAAGCCGGGAACGATTTCCCCGGCTTTCTCACCCTTCGCCACGACGTGCGTACCAAACAAGCTGACGATCATTGGACCACCCTCAACGCGGGCTGCCCGCGCATCATGTAGAATGCGCCCTTTCGATCCTTATCCTTGGCCATCTTACTGTCATCGCCAGCGTTTCGGATGAGGCGCGCCAGCTCGATAGAGAATTGATCCATGGTCTTCACCACTGGATCACGATCGCCGGTCACGGCTCGACGGTGGCTCAGATAGTCGTCATAGAGGTCTTTGATCCGCAACTTCTCGCCAGCTTGAATGGTCCCCGCGCTATATTCGCCAATGTTCTCGATCCAGTCTTCAACCGGGGAACGGTAGCGGGTCGCAGCCTGTATCCGTGCAACCTCTGCGCGATGTTCCTCCAGCGGATCGGCATCGGTGTGCTTGACCGATTGCCACGCGGCCGACCAGTCCAGTCCTTGCAGGAAACCCGCTGGCGGGCGCTTGAACCGCAGACCAAAAAATCGCCGCGCGCCGGTTTCGTCGCGGATGTTTTCCTCTACTTCCTTGTTGGATGCCCCGATCATGGTGGCGCACTGGCGTACCTGTTGGATACCGTTGGAGCGCATGGGGCGGCGATCCAGCGTATCGGCGGTTATGACGTGCTTGACCGCCTCAACGTCTGACCGAGACGCATATGACATCTCATCGAGGAACAGGATCGATGAGTTCCACAATTCGATATTGCGATCATCGGTCAGCGCCTTGAAATCGGTCTGCCGCATCAGTTCGCACAATGGTCCGGTCAACTTTTCGATGAAGTAGCTTTTGCCCTCACCCTGCGGGCCGACCAAAATCGGCATGAGGTGCCAGCCGACCGTCGCTCGGTGCATCTTGCTCACAACCTGATGGACGAATTTGCGAAGCACCGCAGCGACCAGTTCGGCCGACATATCCTCACCTGTGTGAAAGCAATTTCTCGCCACATCCAGCCAGTCGAAATCAGCACGCGCCGCGATGGAGTTGCGGATGTCATTGAACCGCGCCCGTTTCGCACGGGCGAACCACTGGTCCGCCGCGTCATTGATTTCTTCCCGTGCCAGTTCCAGCCGAAGGTCGGCCGCTGTGATCCGGGCGTCACGCGCAAAGTCGGTGATGAGGATTTCAGTTCTCTCTCCAGCGTGGACATCCAAGGCTGTCAGCAGACCATTATATGTGACGCGCGCGCGCCGCAGGTCGGCAAGAATTTCGATCAGGCCCATGGCATTGGCTGGGTACTTCCCGAGCGCTTCGATCACGCGCGCCCGGTGCTGGGCTTTGGCCACGTCCCGGTCGCGGATCAATTCGCGACCCTTCGCCTTGGCCCACTTCAGAAACAGTTTGTTGTCCGCCTCATGCTCATCGTCCCACCGCAGCGGGGCCAGCGTTTCGAGGGCGGTCGGCTTGTCATCTGCGTTGAGGCGCTTTTCCAGCGCCTCCTTATGATTAGAAATAACATCAACGTAGTGCATAAATCTCCTGAAAACAAAAAATCCAGCGCGGTAGCGGTCGCGCTGGATTTCGGATTTTTGTCTTCAGAGGTAATAATGAGACGATAGTGATCTGTGCCACCTTCCGTCAATATTATTTATCTTAATCGCTCAAACCATTATCCAGTCGCCGCTACAGCGTCCGACATTATTTATGCCAGAACGCGATTTC
Encoded here:
- a CDS encoding VapE domain-containing protein, which produces MHYVDVISNHKEALEKRLNADDKPTALETLAPLRWDDEHEADNKLFLKWAKAKGRELIRDRDVAKAQHRARVIEALGKYPANAMGLIEILADLRRARVTYNGLLTALDVHAGERTEILITDFARDARITAADLRLELAREEINDAADQWFARAKRARFNDIRNSIAARADFDWLDVARNCFHTGEDMSAELVAAVLRKFVHQVVSKMHRATVGWHLMPILVGPQGEGKSYFIEKLTGPLCELMRQTDFKALTDDRNIELWNSSILFLDEMSYASRSDVEAVKHVITADTLDRRPMRSNGIQQVRQCATMIGASNKEVEENIRDETGARRFFGLRFKRPPAGFLQGLDWSAAWQSVKHTDADPLEEHRAEVARIQAATRYRSPVEDWIENIGEYSAGTIQAGEKLRIKDLYDDYLSHRRAVTGDRDPVVKTMDQFSIELARLIRNAGDDSKMAKDKDRKGAFYMMRGQPALRVVQ